From Haloglomus litoreum, the proteins below share one genomic window:
- a CDS encoding 3-dehydroquinate synthase II, with protein MSRAVWLKADDTVGDWETRKRRITAGLEAGVDWVLVDREDVAKVRELGRVNVAAFAGDDVHVIDDAEPGEEAEPDAVVVGKYGEGDGTVDLPSDFSGSADLTTLRRTEGTSGAYVRVLGPGYEELAQEAARDADYTIVVGEDWNIIPLENLIARIGEETDLVAGVQTAEEARTAFETLELGADAVLLDTDDPDEIRATVDARDATDRESLELTHATVTAVEEVGSADRVCVDTGSLMEHDEGMLVGSMSRGLFFVHAETADSPYVASRPFRVNAGAVHAYVRTPGGETKYLSEVRSGDEVQIVDTNGNTRETIVGRSKIEKRPMFRVQAEVSHDGETDVIETLLQNAETIKVATAEGRKAVTDLEEGDEVLVYYEPVARHFGEAVEESIIEQ; from the coding sequence ATGTCACGCGCCGTCTGGCTGAAGGCCGACGACACGGTCGGCGACTGGGAGACACGGAAACGCCGCATCACCGCCGGCCTCGAGGCCGGCGTCGACTGGGTCCTCGTCGACCGCGAGGACGTGGCGAAGGTCCGCGAGCTGGGCCGGGTCAACGTCGCGGCCTTCGCCGGCGACGACGTCCACGTCATCGACGACGCCGAACCGGGCGAGGAGGCCGAGCCGGACGCCGTCGTCGTGGGCAAGTACGGCGAGGGCGACGGCACCGTCGACCTGCCCTCGGACTTCTCGGGGAGCGCCGACCTCACCACCCTCCGCCGGACCGAGGGGACCAGCGGCGCGTACGTCCGGGTGCTGGGCCCGGGCTACGAGGAACTCGCACAGGAGGCCGCCCGCGACGCCGACTACACCATCGTCGTCGGCGAGGACTGGAACATCATCCCGCTGGAGAACCTCATCGCCCGCATCGGCGAGGAGACCGACCTCGTCGCGGGCGTCCAGACGGCCGAGGAGGCCCGGACGGCGTTCGAGACGCTCGAACTCGGTGCCGACGCCGTCCTGCTGGATACGGACGACCCCGACGAGATCCGCGCGACCGTCGACGCCCGCGACGCCACCGACCGGGAGTCGCTGGAGCTGACCCACGCGACCGTCACGGCCGTCGAGGAGGTCGGCAGCGCCGACCGCGTCTGCGTCGACACCGGGAGCCTGATGGAGCACGACGAGGGGATGCTCGTCGGCTCGATGAGCCGCGGCCTGTTCTTCGTCCACGCCGAGACCGCTGACTCGCCGTACGTCGCCAGCCGCCCGTTCCGCGTGAACGCGGGCGCCGTCCACGCCTACGTGCGCACCCCCGGCGGCGAGACGAAGTACCTCTCCGAGGTCCGTAGCGGCGACGAGGTCCAGATTGTCGACACGAACGGCAACACCCGCGAGACCATCGTCGGCCGCTCGAAGATAGAGAAGCGCCCCATGTTCCGGGTGCAGGCCGAGGTGAGCCACGACGGGGAGACGGACGTCATCGAGACGCTGCTCCAGAACGCCGAGACCATCAAGGTCGCCACGGCCGAGGGCCGCAAGGCGGTGACGGACCTGGAGGAGGGTGACGAGGTGCTGGTGTACTACGAACCGGTAGCGCGACACTTCGGCGAGGCGGTCGAGGAATCGATCATCGAGCAGTAG
- a CDS encoding NADH:flavin oxidoreductase/NADH oxidase, whose protein sequence is MPDDTADLFTPLELRDTTARNRVMVSPMCQYSCDGDGLATEWHHVHLGSRAVGGAGVVMAEATAVSPEGRITPHDLGIWSDAHGEALADTAAFVKAHGALAGIQLAHAGRKASTERPADGGGPVHDERGWTTVAPSTEPWPHDEDDGGPLPTERLDVEGIQGVVDDFRAAAERALDAGFQVAEVHGAHGYLLHEFCSPVTNDRDDDYGGGFTGRTRLVREVTRAVRDVWPDDRPVFVRLSATDWLGEDAWTVDDTARLAPLLAEDGADLIDVSAGAIDPSQDVPDLGPHYQVPYAERVRESLREAGADCAVGAVGGITTPEGADELVRNDRADLAIMAREHIRDPYFTLTAAQELDALDRVDVPRQYYRGFPQ, encoded by the coding sequence ATGCCCGACGACACGGCGGACCTGTTCACGCCGCTCGAACTCCGCGACACCACCGCGCGCAACCGCGTGATGGTGTCGCCGATGTGCCAGTACTCCTGCGACGGCGACGGCCTCGCGACCGAGTGGCACCACGTCCACCTCGGCTCCCGGGCGGTCGGCGGCGCGGGGGTCGTGATGGCCGAGGCCACCGCCGTCTCGCCGGAGGGGCGCATCACGCCACACGACCTCGGCATCTGGTCGGACGCCCACGGGGAGGCGCTCGCCGACACCGCGGCGTTCGTGAAAGCACACGGCGCGCTCGCGGGCATCCAGCTCGCCCACGCCGGGCGGAAAGCCTCCACCGAGCGCCCGGCCGACGGCGGTGGCCCAGTCCACGACGAGCGCGGCTGGACGACCGTCGCGCCGAGCACGGAGCCGTGGCCCCACGACGAGGACGACGGGGGGCCGCTCCCGACGGAGCGCCTCGACGTCGAGGGCATCCAGGGGGTCGTCGACGACTTCCGGGCGGCGGCCGAGCGCGCGCTCGACGCCGGCTTCCAGGTCGCCGAGGTCCACGGCGCCCACGGCTACCTGCTCCACGAGTTCTGCTCGCCGGTGACCAACGACCGTGACGACGACTACGGCGGCGGCTTCACCGGCCGGACGCGACTCGTCCGCGAGGTCACGCGCGCGGTGCGCGACGTGTGGCCCGACGACCGGCCCGTGTTCGTACGGCTCTCGGCGACCGACTGGCTGGGCGAGGACGCGTGGACGGTCGACGACACGGCCCGCCTCGCGCCCCTGCTCGCCGAGGACGGCGCCGACCTCATCGACGTGAGCGCGGGCGCCATCGACCCCTCGCAGGACGTGCCGGACCTCGGGCCACACTACCAGGTGCCGTACGCCGAGCGGGTGCGCGAGTCGCTCCGCGAGGCCGGCGCGGACTGCGCCGTCGGGGCCGTCGGTGGCATCACGACCCCGGAGGGCGCCGACGAACTCGTCCGCAACGACCGCGCCGACCTCGCCATCATGGCCCGCGAGCACATCCGCGACCCGTACTTCACGCTCACCGCCGCGCAGGAGCTCGACGCGCTCGACCGTGTGGACGTGCCCCGGCAGTACTACCGCGGGTTTCCACAGTAG
- the dcd gene encoding dCTP deaminase encodes MILSDADILRRLEGGDLAIEPLEDIDLQVQPASVDLRLGREFLEFQRTNIPCIHPGSEAETDEYVDETVVPEDGEFILHPGDFVLGTTKERVEVPADLIAHVQGRSSLGRLAVVIHATAGIIDPGYRGQITLELSNLGTAPVALTPGMRISQVLFTELSSPAERPYGSERGSKYQDQAGPQASRVGSDAEFGGDQ; translated from the coding sequence ATGATACTCTCGGACGCGGACATCCTCCGGCGGCTCGAAGGGGGCGACCTCGCCATCGAGCCCCTGGAGGACATCGACCTGCAGGTCCAGCCCGCCAGCGTCGACCTCCGGCTGGGGCGGGAGTTCCTGGAGTTCCAGCGGACGAACATCCCCTGCATCCATCCGGGCAGCGAGGCCGAGACCGACGAGTACGTCGACGAAACCGTCGTCCCCGAGGACGGCGAGTTCATCCTCCACCCGGGCGACTTCGTGCTCGGGACGACGAAGGAGCGCGTGGAGGTGCCGGCCGACCTCATCGCACACGTCCAGGGTCGCTCCTCGCTGGGACGGCTCGCGGTCGTCATCCACGCGACCGCCGGCATCATCGACCCCGGTTACCGCGGGCAGATCACGCTCGAACTGTCCAACCTCGGGACCGCGCCCGTCGCGCTCACCCCGGGGATGCGCATCTCGCAGGTCCTGTTCACGGAGCTGAGTTCGCCCGCAGAGCGCCCCTACGGGAGCGAGCGCGGCTCGAAGTACCAGGACCAGGCCGGACCGCAGGCGTCCCGCGTCGGCTCGGATGCGGAGTTCGGTGGTGACCAATGA
- a CDS encoding GNAT family N-acetyltransferase yields MERDVTIRAARPADVDGIFQVMRQSRRNAFAGLLPPDALDWDPEVSDGFRQFVHETLSADAKALLIALDEDHVLGLVELVWAPEETQDFVEEGEAELSAIHVRPDSWNQGIGTRLLDETLLRLPSQLSGVALCVLSENERARAFYDRRGFDRTGTTVNTYAGEERLEVVYHRTL; encoded by the coding sequence ATGGAACGGGACGTCACGATCAGAGCCGCGAGGCCAGCGGATGTGGATGGCATCTTCCAGGTGATGCGTCAGAGCCGACGGAACGCATTTGCCGGGCTACTCCCACCGGACGCTCTCGACTGGGATCCGGAGGTGTCCGATGGATTCCGCCAGTTCGTCCACGAGACGCTGTCAGCCGATGCGAAGGCGCTGTTGATCGCCCTCGACGAGGACCATGTTCTGGGGCTCGTAGAACTCGTCTGGGCCCCCGAGGAGACGCAGGATTTCGTCGAAGAGGGGGAGGCCGAGTTGTCGGCGATCCACGTCCGACCCGACAGCTGGAACCAGGGTATCGGTACCCGACTCCTCGACGAGACGCTGCTACGACTTCCGTCACAGCTCTCCGGTGTCGCACTCTGCGTCCTCTCGGAGAACGAGCGCGCCCGTGCGTTCTACGACCGACGGGGGTTCGACCGGACCGGAACGACGGTCAACACCTACGCGGGAGAAGAGCGTCTGGAGGTTGTCTATCACCGAACACTCTGA
- a CDS encoding FAD-dependent oxidoreductase: protein MTTLVIGAGAAGAAAAHVCLDAVVCEADEAVGGRMESRERGDMVYDIGTTCLPDTGDERSTVAREVLGEDCRSFEARVAPAAARPDGGARPTRNHLTGRHGLGELPRRMLSAAHCDLRTGTTVRRLEPAADAWRAHTDDGLVTVERVVTTAGPARTADLLPDGPLADDLDAAAARLERRTLDSVVLGYDHAVEGDWDMLEPGADGAGLVRRVVRESAKPGHVPDGREALVVRLGDDWTATDGTDTATDRARRAVADRLEDDRLAAPAWTDHERYRYADPHHHADPGLVRAAADEGLHLAGGWVAGTTRTVAPLETGLDAGRRAMGFARQAAVGPDGGAELAVEGRIGE, encoded by the coding sequence ATGACGACGCTCGTCATCGGCGCCGGGGCCGCGGGGGCCGCGGCGGCACACGTCTGTCTGGACGCGGTGGTCTGCGAGGCTGACGAGGCCGTCGGGGGGCGGATGGAGAGCCGCGAACGCGGCGACATGGTGTACGATATCGGCACGACCTGCCTGCCGGACACCGGGGACGAACGCTCGACGGTCGCCCGGGAGGTGCTCGGGGAGGACTGCAGGTCGTTCGAGGCCCGCGTGGCGCCGGCGGCAGCCCGTCCCGACGGGGGCGCTCGCCCGACCCGCAACCACCTGACGGGTCGGCACGGCCTCGGTGAGCTGCCGCGTCGGATGCTCTCGGCCGCCCACTGCGACCTCCGGACCGGGACGACCGTGCGCCGGCTGGAGCCGGCCGCCGACGCGTGGCGCGCCCACACCGACGACGGCCTCGTGACCGTCGAGCGCGTCGTGACGACCGCCGGGCCGGCGCGGACGGCCGACCTGCTGCCCGACGGGCCGCTGGCCGACGACCTCGACGCCGCGGCGGCGCGACTGGAGCGCCGGACGCTCGACAGCGTCGTGCTGGGCTACGACCACGCCGTCGAGGGCGACTGGGACATGCTGGAGCCGGGTGCGGACGGCGCGGGACTCGTCCGCCGGGTCGTCCGCGAGTCCGCGAAGCCGGGGCACGTCCCCGACGGACGGGAGGCGCTCGTGGTGCGGCTGGGCGACGACTGGACAGCGACCGACGGGACCGACACCGCGACCGACCGTGCCCGCCGGGCGGTCGCCGACCGGCTGGAGGACGACCGGCTCGCGGCCCCGGCGTGGACGGACCACGAGCGCTACCGCTACGCCGACCCCCACCACCACGCCGATCCCGGGCTCGTCCGGGCCGCCGCCGACGAGGGGCTCCACCTCGCGGGCGGCTGGGTCGCCGGCACGACGCGGACGGTCGCGCCGCTGGAGACCGGACTGGACGCCGGGCGCCGCGCGATGGGGTTCGCCCGGCAGGCCGCCGTCGGGCCGGACGGCGGCGCGGAGCTGGCGGTCGAGGGTCGCATCGGGGAGTAG
- a CDS encoding type II secretion system F family protein, which produces MTDRAEGPAGDTSTAAPDPLEPDGGTAEHPPVPEYETDQYVPGTERDVEQEFRERILSEKFGPVRAYFKTRPDRHWKLQERLNQGRFGTTYDLFLTRAATYAAAAGIIGALVGFALAVMLAQTGALAGLSAPPFVPGWLARAVGANRVVIAGVASVTSLGLLTGGMTWLAIYYAPSAVVEVRRRSIDVTLPHAIVYMYALSFGGMEMTAVLRQMAAADDTYGEVAHEFDMIVRDVDVFGNDLFTAVRNARNITPSDNLEQFLDDLLSVLDSGGELTVFLEDESEKYMQRARDEQQSFLDALATLSEVFVVAFVAAPLFVVVTLMMLSLLGNVGTLPLAIIVYVAVPLGMAAFLVTISVLSEPYKQPSHELQLDDRSPGDPDERLRAHPHFETFQRIRRKAWLRERLSDPAAVFRNDPRTTLLVSVPIALAVLGGVVATGLAAPTPAAFIDRPVSTTALLVIAPFLIVAVPLSIFHEIARRRKDAVAKRLPDALDILASANQMGVGLTEGLDLVARNLTGRLAVELQRVSNDIRWNNDIRRALLGLADRLQVSQLTRTCKILAEGSRSTGDLHRVLDIAAEDTRHRYRLARDRQQTLSSYTAVVIIGFLVYLAVIVIINESFLGPITGSGLTSGGAGPVTISQGAVDAYRTLFFHSAIIQAVGTGLITGKLSDNRTLTGLKYSIALVLIAFGVFLLI; this is translated from the coding sequence GTGACCGACCGGGCCGAGGGGCCCGCCGGTGACACGTCGACCGCCGCGCCGGACCCCCTCGAACCGGACGGCGGGACGGCAGAGCACCCGCCGGTCCCCGAGTACGAGACCGACCAGTACGTCCCCGGCACGGAGCGCGATGTCGAACAGGAGTTCCGCGAACGGATCCTGAGCGAGAAGTTCGGTCCGGTCCGGGCCTACTTCAAGACGCGACCGGACCGGCACTGGAAGCTGCAGGAGCGGCTCAACCAGGGCCGCTTCGGGACCACCTACGACCTCTTCCTCACGCGAGCCGCGACGTACGCCGCGGCGGCCGGCATCATCGGTGCGCTGGTGGGGTTCGCCCTGGCCGTGATGCTGGCACAGACCGGCGCGCTGGCGGGGCTCTCGGCGCCCCCGTTCGTCCCCGGCTGGCTTGCCCGGGCGGTCGGCGCGAATCGGGTCGTCATCGCCGGGGTCGCGTCGGTGACCTCGCTCGGCCTCCTGACGGGCGGGATGACGTGGCTCGCCATCTACTACGCCCCCTCCGCGGTCGTCGAGGTGCGGCGTCGGAGCATCGACGTGACGCTGCCACACGCCATCGTCTACATGTACGCGCTCTCGTTCGGGGGGATGGAGATGACGGCCGTCCTCCGGCAGATGGCGGCCGCGGACGACACGTACGGCGAGGTCGCCCACGAGTTCGACATGATCGTCCGGGACGTGGACGTCTTCGGCAACGACCTGTTCACCGCGGTCCGGAACGCGCGCAACATCACCCCCAGCGACAACCTGGAGCAGTTCCTCGACGACCTGCTCTCCGTGCTCGACTCGGGCGGGGAGTTGACGGTGTTCCTCGAGGACGAGAGCGAGAAGTACATGCAGCGCGCCCGCGACGAGCAGCAGTCGTTCCTCGACGCACTCGCGACGCTCTCGGAGGTGTTCGTCGTCGCGTTCGTCGCCGCCCCGCTGTTCGTCGTGGTGACGCTGATGATGCTGAGCCTGCTGGGCAACGTCGGGACGCTCCCGCTGGCCATCATCGTCTACGTCGCGGTCCCCCTCGGGATGGCCGCCTTCCTCGTCACCATCTCCGTCCTCTCGGAGCCGTACAAGCAGCCCAGTCACGAGCTCCAGCTTGACGACCGGTCACCTGGCGACCCCGACGAGCGGCTCCGGGCCCACCCGCACTTCGAGACGTTCCAGCGCATCCGGCGCAAGGCGTGGCTCCGGGAGCGACTCTCTGACCCCGCCGCGGTGTTCCGGAACGACCCGCGGACGACGCTGCTCGTCTCCGTCCCGATCGCGCTCGCCGTACTCGGTGGCGTCGTGGCGACCGGGCTGGCAGCCCCGACGCCGGCTGCCTTCATCGACCGACCGGTCTCGACGACGGCGCTGCTGGTCATCGCGCCGTTCCTCATCGTCGCCGTGCCGCTGTCGATCTTCCACGAGATCGCCCGTCGGCGCAAGGACGCCGTCGCGAAGCGGCTCCCGGACGCGCTGGACATCCTCGCCAGTGCCAACCAGATGGGCGTCGGCCTCACCGAGGGCCTCGATCTCGTGGCCCGGAACCTCACTGGCCGGCTGGCTGTCGAACTCCAGCGGGTCAGCAACGACATCCGCTGGAACAACGATATCCGGCGGGCACTGCTGGGGCTGGCCGACCGGCTCCAGGTCTCCCAGCTCACCCGGACCTGCAAGATCCTCGCCGAGGGGTCGCGCTCGACGGGTGACCTCCACCGGGTCCTCGATATCGCCGCCGAGGACACCCGCCACCGCTACCGGCTCGCCCGCGACCGTCAGCAGACCCTCTCGTCGTACACGGCCGTCGTCATCATCGGGTTCCTGGTCTACCTGGCGGTCATCGTCATCATCAACGAGAGCTTCCTCGGCCCCATCACGGGGAGCGGCCTCACCAGCGGCGGGGCCGGGCCGGTCACCATCTCGCAGGGCGCCGTCGACGCCTACCGGACCCTGTTCTTCCACTCCGCCATCATCCAGGCCGTCGGGACCGGCCTCATCACGGGCAAGCTCTCGGACAACCGGACGCTCACCGGGCTGAAGTACAGCATCGCACTGGTGCTGATCGCCTTCGGCGTCTTCCTGCTCATCTGA
- the pth2 gene encoding peptidyl-tRNA hydrolase Pth2, with protein sequence MKQAIVARTDIGMGQGKLAAQVAHASLQAYEDADAKSQREWKGGGQKKIVLKGDSESALQELADLARREGLPYALVRDAGHTQLEPGTVTALAVGPGPENIVDKVTGDLSLF encoded by the coding sequence ATGAAGCAGGCCATCGTCGCGCGGACCGACATCGGGATGGGACAGGGGAAACTCGCCGCGCAGGTCGCCCACGCCTCGCTCCAGGCCTACGAGGACGCCGACGCGAAGAGCCAGCGCGAGTGGAAGGGTGGTGGGCAGAAGAAGATCGTCCTGAAGGGGGACTCGGAGTCGGCGCTCCAGGAACTGGCCGACCTCGCCCGCCGCGAGGGACTGCCGTACGCGCTGGTCCGGGACGCCGGCCACACGCAGCTCGAACCGGGGACCGTCACCGCGCTCGCCGTCGGGCCCGGGCCGGAGAACATCGTCGACAAGGTGACCGGTGACCTCTCGCTGTTCTGA
- a CDS encoding type I 3-dehydroquinate dehydratase produces the protein MDLSFDEFVLAAATADLDEEPAAREHADAVEFRMDMADAPLDALDRYDGDLPVIATNRAAWEGGEAPEEGRLRTLRAAAEDDAVAAIDVELAAITGEGAPADAVDPEDGPAAVRHAHEHDAQVVVSMHDFEATPPRKELERLLRAASEHGDVAKLAVTATDLDDALRVLGATRAAASDGLTVATMAMGAAGSHTRAVAPVYGSCIGYAPVDPARATAPGQYDLATLRTLVDGLR, from the coding sequence ATGGACCTCTCGTTCGACGAGTTCGTGCTGGCGGCCGCGACCGCCGACCTCGACGAAGAGCCGGCCGCCCGCGAGCACGCCGACGCCGTCGAGTTCCGGATGGACATGGCCGACGCGCCGCTCGACGCGCTGGACCGGTACGACGGCGACCTCCCGGTCATCGCCACCAACCGCGCCGCCTGGGAGGGTGGCGAGGCCCCCGAGGAGGGCCGGCTGCGCACACTCCGCGCGGCCGCCGAGGACGACGCCGTCGCGGCCATCGACGTGGAGCTGGCGGCCATCACCGGCGAGGGCGCGCCCGCCGACGCCGTCGACCCCGAGGACGGCCCGGCCGCGGTCCGGCACGCCCACGAGCACGACGCCCAGGTCGTCGTCTCCATGCACGATTTCGAGGCGACGCCGCCGCGAAAGGAGCTGGAGCGGCTCCTCCGGGCGGCGAGCGAGCACGGCGACGTGGCGAAGCTGGCGGTGACCGCGACCGACCTCGACGACGCGCTCCGCGTGCTGGGTGCGACCCGGGCGGCCGCCAGCGACGGCCTGACGGTCGCCACGATGGCGATGGGCGCGGCCGGTAGCCACACCCGCGCCGTCGCGCCGGTGTACGGGTCGTGCATCGGCTACGCGCCGGTCGACCCGGCCCGGGCGACCGCCCCCGGCCAGTACGACCTCGCGACGCTCCGGACGCTGGTCGACGGCCTGCGGTGA
- a CDS encoding zinc ribbon domain-containing protein: MAPNDRKRPWLAAMLALQPGLGHAYLRSWIRAVLWFGLWAVTVMVVVPAPSAPATEPVAFLRGLATGMQGLEFEATLALVSVTAFSVLDAYWLGARNAARPDQFADAFQCPACGRETDPNLEFCHWCTTEFERPDEDSTDGPRASGAGAGEAP; this comes from the coding sequence GTGGCGCCCAACGACCGAAAGCGGCCGTGGCTGGCGGCGATGCTCGCGCTGCAGCCCGGGCTGGGCCACGCCTACCTGCGGTCGTGGATCCGGGCCGTCCTCTGGTTCGGCCTCTGGGCGGTGACCGTCATGGTCGTCGTCCCGGCCCCGAGCGCCCCGGCGACCGAGCCCGTCGCGTTCCTCCGGGGCCTCGCCACCGGGATGCAGGGCCTGGAGTTCGAGGCGACGCTGGCGCTCGTCTCCGTCACCGCCTTCTCCGTCCTCGACGCCTACTGGCTCGGGGCACGGAACGCCGCCCGCCCCGACCAGTTCGCCGACGCGTTCCAGTGTCCGGCCTGCGGCCGCGAGACGGACCCGAACCTGGAGTTCTGCCACTGGTGCACGACGGAGTTCGAGAGGCCGGACGAGGACTCCACGGACGGCCCGCGGGCCAGCGGCGCCGGGGCCGGCGAGGCGCCGTGA
- a CDS encoding type II/IV secretion system ATPase subunit, with amino-acid sequence MGGNDSSSQGNDQRRERQGGPFRSVADMVAGTIVGVRSGLTGLLREGNGSAAGMDVEALGGVPPVPDAVRDHPTRSAVLADVFDYFRGNEEDDQFPAPGEDAIDRRLFDFSYLAHHDEIERYWVNEPFAYVSILEEHGTNERRYRVTEPMLDEYEAFVLDELSKVLRDSLMYQDIDEEGALERTFTRRAGELMDQHTAALDPISLHKLRYYLKRDFVDYERIDPIMRDEAVEDISCDGADVPVFVYHREYRDLDTNVQFDRDGLLSFVTRMAQRAGKHLSVSNPLVDASLPDGSRVQLTFGGDVATRGPNFTIRQFSSVPDTPVDLINWGTFSVEQMAYFWLAIENNRSLVFAGGTGSGKTTSLNAVSFFIPKKSKVVSIEDTREISLPHENWIQSLTRESVTEEGRGEVTMYEQLQTALRQRPEYILVGEIRTEANVALTFFQAMATGHTAYTTIHSESVTGVINRLENDPLGVPTQMVKELDIVSIQRQVMLDGERVRRNARVTELLSRGEVDDVSVHDVFEWDAANDSYNEMFDSRVLDDIADDRGWDHKRLNQELDRRVEVLEYLVDQDITWYEDVARVIHTFMHDQERVLEAIRSDEDGLGSLEADPSPRQGVTTSAASSAVAGETATARPAGAPDPWEEVDPDTDLSDLDAVTRTDGDGTADAAEDQDPTGATDDPAADPDPDAEGDEHTAERGEGP; translated from the coding sequence ATGGGGGGTAATGATAGCAGTTCACAGGGGAACGACCAGCGGCGTGAGCGGCAGGGAGGGCCGTTCCGGTCGGTCGCCGACATGGTCGCGGGAACGATCGTCGGTGTCCGGTCAGGGCTGACGGGCCTGTTACGTGAGGGGAACGGCTCCGCCGCCGGGATGGATGTCGAGGCCCTCGGGGGGGTGCCACCGGTTCCGGACGCGGTTCGGGACCACCCGACCCGGTCGGCCGTGCTCGCCGACGTCTTCGACTACTTCAGGGGGAACGAGGAGGACGATCAGTTCCCGGCACCCGGCGAGGACGCGATCGACCGCCGTCTGTTCGACTTCTCCTACCTGGCACACCACGACGAGATCGAGCGGTACTGGGTCAACGAACCGTTCGCGTACGTCTCCATCCTCGAGGAGCACGGGACCAACGAGCGGCGCTACCGGGTCACGGAGCCGATGCTCGACGAGTACGAGGCGTTCGTCCTCGACGAGCTGTCGAAGGTCCTCCGGGACAGCCTGATGTACCAGGACATCGACGAGGAGGGGGCGCTCGAGCGGACGTTCACCCGCCGGGCGGGGGAACTGATGGACCAGCACACGGCGGCGCTGGACCCCATCTCGCTCCACAAGCTCCGCTACTACCTCAAGCGGGACTTCGTCGACTACGAGCGTATCGACCCGATCATGCGCGACGAGGCCGTCGAGGACATCTCCTGCGACGGGGCCGACGTGCCCGTCTTCGTCTACCACCGCGAGTACCGCGACCTCGACACGAACGTCCAGTTCGACCGCGACGGGCTGCTGTCGTTCGTCACGCGGATGGCCCAGCGCGCGGGCAAGCACCTCTCGGTCTCGAACCCGCTGGTCGACGCCTCGCTCCCGGACGGCTCCCGGGTGCAGCTCACGTTCGGCGGCGATGTCGCGACCCGCGGCCCGAACTTCACCATCCGGCAGTTCTCCTCGGTGCCGGACACGCCGGTCGACCTCATCAACTGGGGCACCTTCAGCGTCGAGCAGATGGCGTACTTCTGGCTCGCCATCGAGAACAACCGCTCGCTCGTCTTCGCCGGCGGCACCGGCTCCGGGAAGACGACCTCGCTGAACGCGGTCTCCTTCTTCATCCCGAAGAAGTCGAAGGTCGTCTCCATCGAGGACACCCGCGAGATCTCGCTCCCACACGAGAACTGGATCCAGTCGCTCACCCGGGAGTCCGTCACCGAGGAGGGCCGCGGCGAGGTGACGATGTACGAGCAGCTCCAGACCGCGCTCCGCCAGCGCCCCGAGTACATCCTCGTCGGCGAGATCCGGACCGAGGCCAACGTCGCGCTCACCTTCTTCCAGGCGATGGCGACCGGCCACACCGCCTACACGACCATCCACTCCGAGTCCGTCACGGGCGTCATCAACCGGCTGGAGAACGACCCGCTCGGCGTGCCCACCCAGATGGTGAAGGAGCTGGACATCGTCTCCATCCAGCGGCAGGTGATGCTCGACGGCGAGCGGGTCCGCCGGAACGCCCGCGTCACCGAACTCCTCTCGCGGGGCGAGGTCGACGACGTCTCCGTCCACGACGTGTTCGAGTGGGACGCCGCCAACGACTCCTACAACGAGATGTTCGACTCGCGGGTGCTGGACGACATCGCCGACGACCGGGGCTGGGATCACAAGCGGCTCAACCAGGAACTCGACCGCCGCGTCGAGGTACTGGAGTACCTCGTCGACCAGGACATCACCTGGTACGAGGACGTCGCCCGGGTCATCCACACGTTCATGCACGACCAGGAGCGCGTGCTGGAGGCCATCCGCTCGGACGAGGACGGCCTGGGTTCGCTCGAGGCCGACCCGAGCCCCCGGCAGGGGGTGACCACCAGTGCCGCCAGCAGCGCCGTCGCCGGGGAGACGGCCACCGCCCGCCCCGCCGGCGCGCCGGACCCCTGGGAGGAGGTCGACCCCGACACCGATCTGTCGGACCTGGACGCCGTCACCCGCACGGACGGCGACGGCACGGCCGACGCGGCCGAGGACCAGGACCCGACCGGCGCGACGGACGACCCGGCAGCCGACCCGGACCCGGACGCCGAGGGCGACGAGCACACCGCAGAGCGGGGTGAGGGGCCGTGA